A genome region from Musa acuminata AAA Group cultivar baxijiao chromosome BXJ3-5, Cavendish_Baxijiao_AAA, whole genome shotgun sequence includes the following:
- the LOC135637572 gene encoding uncharacterized protein LOC135637572 isoform X4 encodes MWRSSSYSRSLLRTLLGGSQRRIECRSVKHPILLWPPLAFLSSSSPYVAAGGVGGGSAAESITFVDAPKQKLERDGAEVIGYPQLLEGIGLGRFRDEAVACRMFHGPGAVLLFRTTVCSRPSKFVAGYCCENYATSSSSYSTYDGTMDGQVQMQNRLGAMMSLEKVCKVRDCNYSNLEEPVEKKVGKNISSVEKRKFLVNTLLDLKDSKEAVYGTLDAWVAWEHSFPLVTLKKALLVLEKEEQWHRVVQVIKWMLSKGQGTTMGTYEQLIRALEKDNRAEEAHRIWVKKISHDLHSVPWRFCDLMLSIYYRNNMLERLVKLFQELEAYDRKPPSKSVVRKVGDAYEVLGLLEKKNKLLEKYNNLFSEISDKTSRSSKRSKRVAGINERTVSSSPRD; translated from the exons ATGTGGcgctcctcctcctactctcgaTCCCTCCTTCGCACCCTACTGGGCGGCTCGCAAAGGCGCATCGAGTGCCGCTCCGTGAAGCACCCGATCCTGCTGTGGCCCCCTCTTgctttcctctcctcctcctccccttacgTTGCGGCCGGAGGCGTGGGCGGCGGCTCGGCGGCGGAGTCGATTACGTTTGTGGATGCGCCGAAGCAGAAGCTGGAGCGGGACGGGGCGGAGGTGATCGGGTACCCGCAGCTCCTAGAGGGAATCGGGTTGGGGCGCTTCCGGGATGAGGCCGTCGCTTGCCGGATGTTCCACGGGCCCGGCGCCGTCCTCTTGTTCAGGACCACGGTCTGTTCCCGACCGAGTAAG TTTGTAGCAGGGTACTGTTGCGAGAATTATGCAACCAGCTCGTCTAGTTATTCTACGTATGATGGAACAATGGATGGTCAGGTACAAATGCAAAATAGATTGGGAGCAATGATGTCTTTAGAG AAAGTTTGTAAAGTGCGTGATTGCAACTATTCTAATCTTGAAGAGCCAGTGGAGAAAAAAGTTGGGAAGAACATCTCATCAGTGGAGAAAAGAAAGTTCCTTGTTAACACG CTTCTTGACCTTAAAGATTCCAAAGAGGCTGTATATGGTACCCTTGATGCTTGGGTAGCATGGGAGCATAGCTTTCCTTTGGTTACACTCAAGAAGGCACTTCTTGTTCTTGAAAAGGAGGAACAGTGGCATCGAGTTGTACAG GTGATAAAATGGATGTTAAGCAAGGGCCAAGGAACAACAATGGGTACATATGAGCAATTAATACGCGCTTTAGAAAAGGACAACAGGGCTGAGGAGGCCCACAGAATTTGGGTGAAGAAGATTAGCCATGACTTGCATTCAGTCCCTTGGCGATTTTGTGATCTTATGCTTTCCATCTACTACAGAAATAACATGCTAGAGAGGCTTGTAAAG CTTTTCCAAGAACTTGAGGCATACGATCGAAAACCACCAAGTAAATCAGTTGTGAGAAAAGTAGGAGATGCATATGAAGTCCTTGGTTTATTGGAGAAAAAGAATAAACTATTGGAAAAATATAATAATCTATTCAGTGAGATTTCAGACAAAACTTCCCGGAGTTCTAAAAGATCCAAGAGAGTTGCAGGAATCAATGAAAGAACAG TTTCTTCAAGTCCTCGTGACTAG
- the LOC135637572 gene encoding uncharacterized protein LOC135637572 isoform X2, with amino-acid sequence MWRSSSYSRSLLRTLLGGSQRRIECRSVKHPILLWPPLAFLSSSSPYVAAGGVGGGSAAESITFVDAPKQKLERDGAEVIGYPQLLEGIGLGRFRDEAVACRMFHGPGAVLLFRTTVCSRPSKFVAGYCCENYATSSSSYSTYDGTMDGQVQMQNRLGAMMSLEKVCKVRDCNYSNLEEPVEKKVGKNISSVEKRKFLVNTLLDLKDSKEAVYGTLDAWVAWEHSFPLVTLKKALLVLEKEEQWHRVVQVIKWMLSKGQGTTMGTYEQLIRALEKDNRAEEAHRIWVKKISHDLHSVPWRFCDLMLSIYYRNNMLERLVKLFQELEAYDRKPPSKSVVRKVGDAYEVLGLLEKKNKLLEKYNNLFSEISDKTSRSSKRSKRVAGINERTELNDDKISILLAKDVNFCTFP; translated from the exons ATGTGGcgctcctcctcctactctcgaTCCCTCCTTCGCACCCTACTGGGCGGCTCGCAAAGGCGCATCGAGTGCCGCTCCGTGAAGCACCCGATCCTGCTGTGGCCCCCTCTTgctttcctctcctcctcctccccttacgTTGCGGCCGGAGGCGTGGGCGGCGGCTCGGCGGCGGAGTCGATTACGTTTGTGGATGCGCCGAAGCAGAAGCTGGAGCGGGACGGGGCGGAGGTGATCGGGTACCCGCAGCTCCTAGAGGGAATCGGGTTGGGGCGCTTCCGGGATGAGGCCGTCGCTTGCCGGATGTTCCACGGGCCCGGCGCCGTCCTCTTGTTCAGGACCACGGTCTGTTCCCGACCGAGTAAG TTTGTAGCAGGGTACTGTTGCGAGAATTATGCAACCAGCTCGTCTAGTTATTCTACGTATGATGGAACAATGGATGGTCAGGTACAAATGCAAAATAGATTGGGAGCAATGATGTCTTTAGAG AAAGTTTGTAAAGTGCGTGATTGCAACTATTCTAATCTTGAAGAGCCAGTGGAGAAAAAAGTTGGGAAGAACATCTCATCAGTGGAGAAAAGAAAGTTCCTTGTTAACACG CTTCTTGACCTTAAAGATTCCAAAGAGGCTGTATATGGTACCCTTGATGCTTGGGTAGCATGGGAGCATAGCTTTCCTTTGGTTACACTCAAGAAGGCACTTCTTGTTCTTGAAAAGGAGGAACAGTGGCATCGAGTTGTACAG GTGATAAAATGGATGTTAAGCAAGGGCCAAGGAACAACAATGGGTACATATGAGCAATTAATACGCGCTTTAGAAAAGGACAACAGGGCTGAGGAGGCCCACAGAATTTGGGTGAAGAAGATTAGCCATGACTTGCATTCAGTCCCTTGGCGATTTTGTGATCTTATGCTTTCCATCTACTACAGAAATAACATGCTAGAGAGGCTTGTAAAG CTTTTCCAAGAACTTGAGGCATACGATCGAAAACCACCAAGTAAATCAGTTGTGAGAAAAGTAGGAGATGCATATGAAGTCCTTGGTTTATTGGAGAAAAAGAATAAACTATTGGAAAAATATAATAATCTATTCAGTGAGATTTCAGACAAAACTTCCCGGAGTTCTAAAAGATCCAAGAGAGTTGCAGGAATCAATGAAAGAACAG AGCTAAACGATGACAAAATATCCATATTGCTTGCTAAAGATGTGAACTTTTGCACATTCCCTTGA
- the LOC135637572 gene encoding uncharacterized protein LOC135637572 isoform X6 has product MWRSSSYSRSLLRTLLGGSQRRIECRSVKHPILLWPPLAFLSSSSPYVAAGGVGGGSAAESITFVDAPKQKLERDGAEVIGYPQLLEGIGLGRFRDEAVACRMFHGPGAVLLFRTTVCSRPSKFVAGYCCENYATSSSSYSTYDGTMDGQVQMQNRLGAMMSLEKVCKVRDCNYSNLEEPVEKKVGKNISSVEKRKFLVNTLLDLKDSKEAVYGTLDAWVAWEHSFPLVTLKKALLVLEKEEQWHRVVQVIKWMLSKGQGTTMGTYEQLIRALEKDNRAEEAHRIWVKKISHDLHSVPWRFCDLMLSIYYRNNMLERLVKTELIHLQKIQIVGLWMQKLMQEFKLLV; this is encoded by the exons ATGTGGcgctcctcctcctactctcgaTCCCTCCTTCGCACCCTACTGGGCGGCTCGCAAAGGCGCATCGAGTGCCGCTCCGTGAAGCACCCGATCCTGCTGTGGCCCCCTCTTgctttcctctcctcctcctccccttacgTTGCGGCCGGAGGCGTGGGCGGCGGCTCGGCGGCGGAGTCGATTACGTTTGTGGATGCGCCGAAGCAGAAGCTGGAGCGGGACGGGGCGGAGGTGATCGGGTACCCGCAGCTCCTAGAGGGAATCGGGTTGGGGCGCTTCCGGGATGAGGCCGTCGCTTGCCGGATGTTCCACGGGCCCGGCGCCGTCCTCTTGTTCAGGACCACGGTCTGTTCCCGACCGAGTAAG TTTGTAGCAGGGTACTGTTGCGAGAATTATGCAACCAGCTCGTCTAGTTATTCTACGTATGATGGAACAATGGATGGTCAGGTACAAATGCAAAATAGATTGGGAGCAATGATGTCTTTAGAG AAAGTTTGTAAAGTGCGTGATTGCAACTATTCTAATCTTGAAGAGCCAGTGGAGAAAAAAGTTGGGAAGAACATCTCATCAGTGGAGAAAAGAAAGTTCCTTGTTAACACG CTTCTTGACCTTAAAGATTCCAAAGAGGCTGTATATGGTACCCTTGATGCTTGGGTAGCATGGGAGCATAGCTTTCCTTTGGTTACACTCAAGAAGGCACTTCTTGTTCTTGAAAAGGAGGAACAGTGGCATCGAGTTGTACAG GTGATAAAATGGATGTTAAGCAAGGGCCAAGGAACAACAATGGGTACATATGAGCAATTAATACGCGCTTTAGAAAAGGACAACAGGGCTGAGGAGGCCCACAGAATTTGGGTGAAGAAGATTAGCCATGACTTGCATTCAGTCCCTTGGCGATTTTGTGATCTTATGCTTTCCATCTACTACAGAAATAACATGCTAGAGAGGCTTGTAAAG ACAGAACTCATACATCTGCAAAAGATTCAGATAGTGGGCCTTTGGATGCAGAAATTGATGCAAGAGTTTAAGTTACTGGTATAA
- the LOC135637572 gene encoding uncharacterized protein LOC135637572 isoform X1, whose amino-acid sequence MWRSSSYSRSLLRTLLGGSQRRIECRSVKHPILLWPPLAFLSSSSPYVAAGGVGGGSAAESITFVDAPKQKLERDGAEVIGYPQLLEGIGLGRFRDEAVACRMFHGPGAVLLFRTTVCSRPSKFVAGYCCENYATSSSSYSTYDGTMDGQVQMQNRLGAMMSLEKVCKVRDCNYSNLEEPVEKKVGKNISSVEKRKFLVNTLLDLKDSKEAVYGTLDAWVAWEHSFPLVTLKKALLVLEKEEQWHRVVQVIKWMLSKGQGTTMGTYEQLIRALEKDNRAEEAHRIWVKKISHDLHSVPWRFCDLMLSIYYRNNMLERLVKLFQELEAYDRKPPSKSVVRKVGDAYEVLGLLEKKNKLLEKYNNLFSEISDKTSRSSKRSKRVAGINERTDRTHTSAKDSDSGPLDAEIDARV is encoded by the exons ATGTGGcgctcctcctcctactctcgaTCCCTCCTTCGCACCCTACTGGGCGGCTCGCAAAGGCGCATCGAGTGCCGCTCCGTGAAGCACCCGATCCTGCTGTGGCCCCCTCTTgctttcctctcctcctcctccccttacgTTGCGGCCGGAGGCGTGGGCGGCGGCTCGGCGGCGGAGTCGATTACGTTTGTGGATGCGCCGAAGCAGAAGCTGGAGCGGGACGGGGCGGAGGTGATCGGGTACCCGCAGCTCCTAGAGGGAATCGGGTTGGGGCGCTTCCGGGATGAGGCCGTCGCTTGCCGGATGTTCCACGGGCCCGGCGCCGTCCTCTTGTTCAGGACCACGGTCTGTTCCCGACCGAGTAAG TTTGTAGCAGGGTACTGTTGCGAGAATTATGCAACCAGCTCGTCTAGTTATTCTACGTATGATGGAACAATGGATGGTCAGGTACAAATGCAAAATAGATTGGGAGCAATGATGTCTTTAGAG AAAGTTTGTAAAGTGCGTGATTGCAACTATTCTAATCTTGAAGAGCCAGTGGAGAAAAAAGTTGGGAAGAACATCTCATCAGTGGAGAAAAGAAAGTTCCTTGTTAACACG CTTCTTGACCTTAAAGATTCCAAAGAGGCTGTATATGGTACCCTTGATGCTTGGGTAGCATGGGAGCATAGCTTTCCTTTGGTTACACTCAAGAAGGCACTTCTTGTTCTTGAAAAGGAGGAACAGTGGCATCGAGTTGTACAG GTGATAAAATGGATGTTAAGCAAGGGCCAAGGAACAACAATGGGTACATATGAGCAATTAATACGCGCTTTAGAAAAGGACAACAGGGCTGAGGAGGCCCACAGAATTTGGGTGAAGAAGATTAGCCATGACTTGCATTCAGTCCCTTGGCGATTTTGTGATCTTATGCTTTCCATCTACTACAGAAATAACATGCTAGAGAGGCTTGTAAAG CTTTTCCAAGAACTTGAGGCATACGATCGAAAACCACCAAGTAAATCAGTTGTGAGAAAAGTAGGAGATGCATATGAAGTCCTTGGTTTATTGGAGAAAAAGAATAAACTATTGGAAAAATATAATAATCTATTCAGTGAGATTTCAGACAAAACTTCCCGGAGTTCTAAAAGATCCAAGAGAGTTGCAGGAATCAATGAAAGAACAG ACAGAACTCATACATCTGCAAAAGATTCAGATAGTGGGCCTTTGGATGCAGAAATTGATGCAAGAGTTTAA
- the LOC135637572 gene encoding uncharacterized protein LOC135637572 isoform X5 produces MWRSSSYSRSLLRTLLGGSQRRIECRSVKHPILLWPPLAFLSSSSPYVAAGGVGGGSAAESITFVDAPKQKLERDGAEVIGYPQLLEGIGLGRFRDEAVACRMFHGPGAVLLFRTTVCSRPSKKVCKVRDCNYSNLEEPVEKKVGKNISSVEKRKFLVNTLLDLKDSKEAVYGTLDAWVAWEHSFPLVTLKKALLVLEKEEQWHRVVQVIKWMLSKGQGTTMGTYEQLIRALEKDNRAEEAHRIWVKKISHDLHSVPWRFCDLMLSIYYRNNMLERLVKLFQELEAYDRKPPSKSVVRKVGDAYEVLGLLEKKNKLLEKYNNLFSEISDKTSRSSKRSKRVAGINERTDRTHTSAKDSDSGPLDAEIDARV; encoded by the exons ATGTGGcgctcctcctcctactctcgaTCCCTCCTTCGCACCCTACTGGGCGGCTCGCAAAGGCGCATCGAGTGCCGCTCCGTGAAGCACCCGATCCTGCTGTGGCCCCCTCTTgctttcctctcctcctcctccccttacgTTGCGGCCGGAGGCGTGGGCGGCGGCTCGGCGGCGGAGTCGATTACGTTTGTGGATGCGCCGAAGCAGAAGCTGGAGCGGGACGGGGCGGAGGTGATCGGGTACCCGCAGCTCCTAGAGGGAATCGGGTTGGGGCGCTTCCGGGATGAGGCCGTCGCTTGCCGGATGTTCCACGGGCCCGGCGCCGTCCTCTTGTTCAGGACCACGGTCTGTTCCCGACCGAGTAAG AAAGTTTGTAAAGTGCGTGATTGCAACTATTCTAATCTTGAAGAGCCAGTGGAGAAAAAAGTTGGGAAGAACATCTCATCAGTGGAGAAAAGAAAGTTCCTTGTTAACACG CTTCTTGACCTTAAAGATTCCAAAGAGGCTGTATATGGTACCCTTGATGCTTGGGTAGCATGGGAGCATAGCTTTCCTTTGGTTACACTCAAGAAGGCACTTCTTGTTCTTGAAAAGGAGGAACAGTGGCATCGAGTTGTACAG GTGATAAAATGGATGTTAAGCAAGGGCCAAGGAACAACAATGGGTACATATGAGCAATTAATACGCGCTTTAGAAAAGGACAACAGGGCTGAGGAGGCCCACAGAATTTGGGTGAAGAAGATTAGCCATGACTTGCATTCAGTCCCTTGGCGATTTTGTGATCTTATGCTTTCCATCTACTACAGAAATAACATGCTAGAGAGGCTTGTAAAG CTTTTCCAAGAACTTGAGGCATACGATCGAAAACCACCAAGTAAATCAGTTGTGAGAAAAGTAGGAGATGCATATGAAGTCCTTGGTTTATTGGAGAAAAAGAATAAACTATTGGAAAAATATAATAATCTATTCAGTGAGATTTCAGACAAAACTTCCCGGAGTTCTAAAAGATCCAAGAGAGTTGCAGGAATCAATGAAAGAACAG ACAGAACTCATACATCTGCAAAAGATTCAGATAGTGGGCCTTTGGATGCAGAAATTGATGCAAGAGTTTAA
- the LOC135637572 gene encoding uncharacterized protein LOC135637572 isoform X3 — MWRSSSYSRSLLRTLLGGSQRRIECRSVKHPILLWPPLAFLSSSSPYVAAGGVGGGSAAESITFVDAPKQKLERDGAEVIGYPQLLEGIGLGRFRDEAVACRMFHGPGAVLLFRTTVCSRPSKFVAGYCCENYATSSSSYSTYDGTMDGQKVCKVRDCNYSNLEEPVEKKVGKNISSVEKRKFLVNTLLDLKDSKEAVYGTLDAWVAWEHSFPLVTLKKALLVLEKEEQWHRVVQVIKWMLSKGQGTTMGTYEQLIRALEKDNRAEEAHRIWVKKISHDLHSVPWRFCDLMLSIYYRNNMLERLVKLFQELEAYDRKPPSKSVVRKVGDAYEVLGLLEKKNKLLEKYNNLFSEISDKTSRSSKRSKRVAGINERTDRTHTSAKDSDSGPLDAEIDARV; from the exons ATGTGGcgctcctcctcctactctcgaTCCCTCCTTCGCACCCTACTGGGCGGCTCGCAAAGGCGCATCGAGTGCCGCTCCGTGAAGCACCCGATCCTGCTGTGGCCCCCTCTTgctttcctctcctcctcctccccttacgTTGCGGCCGGAGGCGTGGGCGGCGGCTCGGCGGCGGAGTCGATTACGTTTGTGGATGCGCCGAAGCAGAAGCTGGAGCGGGACGGGGCGGAGGTGATCGGGTACCCGCAGCTCCTAGAGGGAATCGGGTTGGGGCGCTTCCGGGATGAGGCCGTCGCTTGCCGGATGTTCCACGGGCCCGGCGCCGTCCTCTTGTTCAGGACCACGGTCTGTTCCCGACCGAGTAAG TTTGTAGCAGGGTACTGTTGCGAGAATTATGCAACCAGCTCGTCTAGTTATTCTACGTATGATGGAACAATGGATGGTCAG AAAGTTTGTAAAGTGCGTGATTGCAACTATTCTAATCTTGAAGAGCCAGTGGAGAAAAAAGTTGGGAAGAACATCTCATCAGTGGAGAAAAGAAAGTTCCTTGTTAACACG CTTCTTGACCTTAAAGATTCCAAAGAGGCTGTATATGGTACCCTTGATGCTTGGGTAGCATGGGAGCATAGCTTTCCTTTGGTTACACTCAAGAAGGCACTTCTTGTTCTTGAAAAGGAGGAACAGTGGCATCGAGTTGTACAG GTGATAAAATGGATGTTAAGCAAGGGCCAAGGAACAACAATGGGTACATATGAGCAATTAATACGCGCTTTAGAAAAGGACAACAGGGCTGAGGAGGCCCACAGAATTTGGGTGAAGAAGATTAGCCATGACTTGCATTCAGTCCCTTGGCGATTTTGTGATCTTATGCTTTCCATCTACTACAGAAATAACATGCTAGAGAGGCTTGTAAAG CTTTTCCAAGAACTTGAGGCATACGATCGAAAACCACCAAGTAAATCAGTTGTGAGAAAAGTAGGAGATGCATATGAAGTCCTTGGTTTATTGGAGAAAAAGAATAAACTATTGGAAAAATATAATAATCTATTCAGTGAGATTTCAGACAAAACTTCCCGGAGTTCTAAAAGATCCAAGAGAGTTGCAGGAATCAATGAAAGAACAG ACAGAACTCATACATCTGCAAAAGATTCAGATAGTGGGCCTTTGGATGCAGAAATTGATGCAAGAGTTTAA